In one window of Meiothermus sp. DNA:
- a CDS encoding tyrosine-type recombinase/integrase translates to MPRRGKGEGSIFQRKDGRWAAFVTVGYGPDGKQQKRWVYGRTRREVAERLARLLPKAGYGLIQPSRLRLGEWLERWAAEHVRTHNIRPSTAAKYDEYKKRLAPLAQMPLTRLTPLAIRSFLADLAHLSPSTRRQTFQFLRAALRDALRLDLIESNPAEAVDPPSGGRVRPAQAWAAQDAAKFLEVARSHRLYPMFAFMLATGLRIGETLALQWQDWEGERLWVRRTLRLDGTFGPTKTRHSQAALYLDPDTQALLAAHRQGQAEERATAKRWKENGLIFPSEVGTPITHRNAARVLKLLCRKAGVPYISPHGIRHTYTSLAFRAGLNPKQVADRLRHADPSLALRIYQHLQEEDQRRAALSLDTLLHLHGGRTEQNELVTTNMKQQKNLSGKAKSKLVKTVKR, encoded by the coding sequence ATGCCCCGACGCGGCAAAGGCGAGGGTTCCATCTTCCAGCGCAAAGACGGGCGCTGGGCGGCCTTCGTCACGGTGGGCTATGGGCCTGACGGCAAGCAGCAAAAGCGCTGGGTGTACGGGCGTACCCGGCGCGAGGTAGCCGAGCGGCTCGCCCGGCTGCTGCCCAAAGCGGGCTATGGCCTAATCCAGCCTAGCCGCTTGCGGCTGGGAGAATGGCTCGAGCGGTGGGCTGCCGAACACGTCCGCACCCACAACATCCGTCCATCTACTGCCGCCAAGTACGACGAGTATAAAAAGCGGCTAGCCCCGCTGGCCCAGATGCCCCTCACCCGGCTAACCCCGCTGGCCATCCGCTCCTTCCTGGCTGACCTGGCCCACCTCTCCCCGTCCACCCGGCGGCAAACCTTCCAGTTCTTGCGGGCAGCTCTGCGGGATGCCCTGCGGCTAGACCTCATCGAGTCCAACCCGGCAGAGGCGGTAGACCCTCCATCAGGGGGCCGGGTGCGCCCCGCCCAGGCATGGGCCGCCCAGGATGCGGCGAAGTTCCTCGAGGTCGCCCGGTCACACCGGCTATACCCCATGTTTGCTTTTATGCTCGCTACCGGGCTTCGGATTGGCGAAACCCTGGCCCTTCAGTGGCAGGACTGGGAGGGGGAGCGGCTGTGGGTGCGCCGAACCCTTCGGCTTGATGGCACGTTTGGCCCTACCAAAACCCGGCACTCCCAGGCCGCGCTATACCTCGACCCGGATACCCAAGCTCTGCTTGCCGCCCACCGCCAGGGCCAGGCCGAAGAGCGGGCCACCGCCAAGCGCTGGAAAGAGAACGGCCTGATTTTTCCTTCGGAGGTAGGAACCCCTATCACCCACCGCAACGCGGCCAGGGTGCTCAAATTGCTTTGCCGGAAGGCGGGCGTGCCCTACATCAGCCCCCACGGCATCCGGCACACCTACACCTCGCTGGCCTTTCGCGCAGGCCTCAATCCCAAACAGGTGGCCGACCGGTTGCGCCACGCAGACCCCAGCTTAGCCCTGCGGATTTACCAGCACCTTCAAGAGGAAGACCAGCGCCGGGCGGCCCTGAGCCTTGACACCTTATTACACCTACACGGTGGCAGAACTGAACAAAATGAACTGGTTACAACAAACATGAAGCAGCAAAAGAATCTGTCCGGCAAAGCAAAATCAAAACTGGTCAAAACCGTCAAAAGATAA
- a CDS encoding type II toxin-antitoxin system VapC family toxin gives MSKNSEDELVIFDTNALIQLHTQEQFSDLALSIYQKAKYIGVCNLVVPEIAGATGAMVRNKSLSKRDRAKIQSFLLDNLENWLVLPVSKKVCRKAFDLCQKHPLKGADAVHLATVLAMQLFRGLRFFTLDKTLYRAAQKEKIPVVTIPEFERGR, from the coding sequence ATGTCAAAGAACAGCGAAGATGAGCTGGTTATCTTTGATACCAACGCGCTGATCCAGTTACACACACAAGAACAGTTCAGCGATTTGGCCTTGTCGATTTACCAAAAGGCAAAATATATTGGCGTTTGCAATCTGGTTGTGCCTGAAATAGCGGGTGCAACCGGGGCTATGGTGCGAAACAAAAGCCTCAGTAAACGCGATAGAGCGAAAATCCAATCCTTTTTGCTGGATAATCTAGAAAACTGGCTGGTACTTCCGGTTTCAAAAAAGGTTTGTCGCAAAGCATTCGACCTATGCCAAAAACACCCCCTCAAAGGAGCCGACGCCGTACATCTGGCCACTGTCCTAGCTATGCAGCTATTTCGTGGACTACGTTTTTTCACCCTAGACAAAACCCTGTACCGGGCCGCCCAAAAAGAAAAAATCCCCGTGGTGACCATTCCGGAGTTCGAGCGTGGCCGGTAG
- a CDS encoding pyruvate kinase produces the protein MNLPDTPLDIEPLSPKDLGDLEFALHNADLLGYSFVQRPEDVEHLLSELEARHPHRLRGLVLKVETALAVGNLPELAVRAAGRWPTAIMIARGDLAVELGYERLAEMQEEILWLAEAASVPVIWATQVLDRLVKKGTPSRAEVSDAVLAARAECVMLNKGPYLEQGIRVLTQVLRRMQDHQYKKTPKMRPLKAWS, from the coding sequence TTGAACCTGCCCGATACCCCGCTGGACATCGAACCGCTCAGCCCCAAGGATCTGGGAGACCTCGAGTTCGCCCTTCACAACGCCGACCTGCTGGGGTACTCCTTCGTGCAACGGCCGGAAGATGTGGAACACCTGCTTTCGGAACTGGAAGCTCGCCATCCCCACCGTTTGCGCGGTCTGGTGCTCAAGGTCGAGACGGCCCTGGCGGTGGGCAACCTGCCCGAACTGGCGGTGCGAGCCGCTGGGCGCTGGCCTACCGCCATCATGATTGCCCGGGGCGACCTGGCGGTAGAACTTGGCTACGAACGCCTGGCCGAGATGCAGGAAGAGATCCTCTGGCTGGCCGAAGCGGCCTCGGTGCCGGTCATCTGGGCCACCCAGGTGCTGGATCGGCTGGTCAAGAAAGGCACCCCTTCCCGTGCTGAGGTATCGGACGCGGTACTGGCCGCCCGGGCCGAGTGCGTGATGCTCAACAAGGGGCCCTACCTCGAGCAGGGGATCCGGGTGCTCACGCAAGTCTTGCGGCGGATGCAAGACCATCAGTACAAAAAAACCCCTAAGATGCGCCCCCTCAAGGCCTGGTCTTAA
- a CDS encoding helix-turn-helix domain-containing protein, translating into MTNPKIAYRVEEAAQILGVHPSTVYELVRAGTLPHKRLGRRIIIPARALEEWLNTPEPWASYDYTHARK; encoded by the coding sequence GTGACTAACCCCAAAATCGCCTACCGCGTCGAAGAAGCCGCGCAAATCCTGGGCGTCCACCCCAGCACGGTTTACGAGCTGGTACGGGCCGGAACCCTGCCGCACAAGAGGCTAGGCCGCCGGATCATCATCCCGGCCAGGGCGCTTGAGGAATGGCTGAACACCCCCGAGCCCTGGGCCAGCTACGACTACACCCACGCAAGGAAATAA
- a CDS encoding histidine phosphatase family protein: MKELWLLRHGETPWNAEGRFQGHYDINLSPQGLHQAYRVAERLAACRQGFDGLYSSDLQRAALTAKPVAEALHLVPIYDPRLREIYAGELQGLLRSEMERLYPEFHAAIQQDPWNTRRPGGESMADLARRVQAFLNDLPDGRFIVVTHGGVIRAALKIVLELENGSWRKFQIQNTSITRLLYPEGVALSIGDVGHLEAWAEGLMDEATLS; encoded by the coding sequence ATGAAAGAACTCTGGCTGCTGCGCCATGGTGAAACGCCTTGGAACGCCGAGGGGCGCTTTCAAGGACACTACGACATCAACCTTTCGCCCCAGGGCCTGCACCAGGCCTACCGGGTAGCCGAGCGCCTGGCTGCCTGCAGACAGGGGTTTGATGGCCTTTACAGCTCCGACCTCCAACGGGCCGCGCTCACCGCCAAGCCGGTAGCGGAGGCCCTGCACCTTGTGCCGATCTACGACCCTCGGCTGCGCGAAATTTATGCGGGGGAGTTGCAAGGTCTGTTGCGCAGCGAGATGGAGAGGCTCTACCCCGAGTTCCATGCGGCCATCCAGCAGGACCCCTGGAACACCCGGCGCCCCGGCGGCGAGAGCATGGCCGACCTGGCCCGCCGGGTACAGGCGTTTTTGAACGATCTGCCGGATGGGCGGTTTATCGTGGTGACGCACGGGGGGGTAATTCGGGCTGCCCTGAAAATCGTGCTCGAGCTAGAAAACGGCTCCTGGCGCAAGTTCCAGATCCAGAACACCTCTATCACCCGTCTGCTCTACCCTGAAGGGGTTGCGCTTTCGATTGGGGATGTGGGCCACCTCGAGGCCTGGGCCGAGGGGCTGATGGACGAGGCCACCCTGTCGTAG
- a CDS encoding M23 family metallopeptidase encodes MKPRPDVTFMDPNYPAEWGIHTGVDLNHPDGGDSDLGQPLHALTDGRVEAVLRNVGPSWGNIVVLWHPGPGVWSRYAHLEKVLVQRCQVVSAGQVIGTVGKGFGNRWQAHLHLDVLKKRPERWDDWPGQDRARLLNHYIDPWAFLQKQAQAGRIVWPKRWEGRHANIA; translated from the coding sequence ATGAAACCCCGGCCTGACGTGACGTTCATGGACCCCAACTACCCGGCTGAATGGGGGATTCACACCGGGGTAGACCTCAACCACCCGGACGGTGGGGATAGCGATTTGGGCCAGCCCCTGCATGCTTTGACCGATGGCCGGGTAGAAGCCGTGCTGCGCAACGTGGGGCCTTCCTGGGGCAACATTGTGGTGCTGTGGCACCCAGGGCCCGGTGTGTGGAGCCGCTACGCGCACCTGGAAAAAGTGCTGGTGCAGCGCTGCCAGGTGGTGAGCGCGGGGCAGGTCATCGGCACCGTGGGCAAGGGGTTTGGCAACCGCTGGCAGGCGCACCTGCATCTGGACGTTTTGAAAAAGAGGCCAGAACGATGGGATGACTGGCCTGGGCAGGACAGGGCCCGGCTGCTGAATCACTACATAGACCCCTGGGCCTTCCTGCAAAAGCAGGCCCAGGCAGGCCGGATTGTCTGGCCCAAACGTTGGGAGGGAAGACATGCCAACATTGCCTGA
- a CDS encoding S24/S26 family peptidase → MESPTVLQPGERVSKLRFFIEPVRGLASAGRPVDADGMPVLADVWRRGSLLYQVEGDSMAPTLKDGDRVYVDPSDLDLREGRVYVFEIPGDGHTIKRARRLDDGELWLVSDNPKYRPWRPSEMRVIGRVYYHDPAGGRL, encoded by the coding sequence TTGGAATCTCCCACGGTTCTTCAACCCGGCGAGCGGGTCAGTAAGCTGCGCTTTTTCATCGAGCCGGTGCGTGGCCTTGCCAGCGCCGGGCGGCCTGTGGATGCCGACGGTATGCCCGTGCTTGCGGACGTGTGGCGCAGGGGTAGCCTGCTGTATCAGGTCGAGGGGGACAGCATGGCCCCCACTCTCAAAGATGGTGACAGGGTGTATGTGGACCCGTCGGACCTCGATTTACGGGAGGGGCGGGTGTACGTGTTCGAGATACCCGGCGATGGGCACACCATCAAGCGCGCACGACGGCTGGACGATGGCGAGCTGTGGCTAGTATCCGACAACCCCAAATACCGCCCCTGGCGGCCTTCCGAGATGCGGGTGATTGGACGGGTGTACTACCACGATCCGGCAGGGGGGCGGTTGTAA
- a CDS encoding DUF2335 domain-containing protein: MGKRRKQNLPAKPSQVVNPVSKSPVIGTFSHIQGEINVSPLPKPSDFEGYERVLPGAASRLMEMAEREQRALIELRQQDAQLTKQMMEYDYKSFRAGQWMGLVVTIFSLAAAFVLAYRDNNIAAAGFGVTGLAVLVGVFLRNRFVPNQQEQKNP; this comes from the coding sequence ATGGGCAAAAGAAGGAAACAGAACTTACCCGCTAAACCTTCCCAGGTTGTCAATCCGGTTTCGAAGTCACCCGTAATAGGCACATTCAGCCACATTCAGGGTGAGATAAACGTTAGCCCACTGCCTAAGCCGTCTGACTTCGAGGGCTATGAAAGGGTTTTACCCGGCGCGGCAAGCCGCTTGATGGAAATGGCAGAGCGTGAGCAAAGGGCTTTAATCGAGTTACGTCAACAGGACGCCCAGCTCACCAAGCAAATGATGGAGTATGACTACAAATCGTTCCGGGCTGGGCAGTGGATGGGGCTTGTGGTAACCATCTTTAGTTTGGCTGCTGCGTTTGTCCTTGCTTACAGGGACAATAACATTGCAGCGGCAGGGTTTGGTGTGACTGGGTTGGCTGTGCTGGTTGGGGTGTTTTTGCGTAACCGGTTTGTGCCTAACCAGCAGGAGCAGAAAAACCCGTGA
- a CDS encoding S8 family serine peptidase, with protein sequence MKNAIPSISGLYRALALALLALLAACGGPNRPTALPSSDNGYLLTVPITASDTPERLAQRYGGEVIAWLEAQAILKLSSEAAAALQGSGASLQNTTLEPNATVRTPATALGFNSWTGGFNSWAGGFNSWAGGWNSWAGGTSTIPALPSENRFQFMLTKVPQAQALSRNFGQGIKVAVLDTGIDLAHPQFAGRLAPNYQHYDFVDWDAIPQEVAGSMYGHGTGVASLILQVAPRAAILPIRVLNGDGAGTVAGVISGIQHAMSMGAQVINVSLGTTVNDTALQLTINSATNQGIYIVASAGNTGDSNLTYPAAWANNGVNNHQFLVSVGSISSALAISLFSCRGPSLEFVAPGVLIAGAYPDNRFAYYTGTSFATPQVTGAIALALAETVNKASVGTYLEHSAVNLGISGVQRGLVNTVGLLQKAPDLQRKQAILVVGNTNLSAGDAAIRTRLESIGYTLTVRDDKASTASDATGRDLVLISGSVTPGDVSTKFNNVAVPVVVMHWDLFDEMRMTGSKSGDRNTQTGQTQVTLLNNTHPLAAGLPLYNSTIYSSSDALNWGKVASGAVSVASLTSDTTRSTLFGYDIGAAMQSGTAPARRVGFFPSSTGTTRLTNMGLHLLVAAITWAVSGN encoded by the coding sequence ATGAAAAACGCCATTCCATCCATATCTGGCCTCTACCGAGCCCTCGCACTGGCGTTGCTGGCACTGCTGGCAGCCTGCGGTGGCCCCAACAGACCCACCGCTCTGCCCTCCAGCGATAACGGCTATTTGCTGACGGTGCCCATCACTGCAAGCGATACCCCAGAACGCCTGGCCCAGCGCTACGGGGGCGAGGTGATTGCCTGGCTCGAGGCGCAGGCCATTCTGAAGCTCAGTAGCGAGGCCGCTGCGGCCCTGCAGGGGAGCGGGGCCTCGCTGCAAAACACCACCCTCGAGCCCAACGCCACCGTGCGCACCCCGGCCACCGCCCTGGGCTTCAACTCCTGGACCGGGGGTTTCAATAGCTGGGCGGGCGGCTTTAATAGCTGGGCGGGTGGCTGGAATAGCTGGGCCGGTGGCACCAGCACCATCCCCGCCCTCCCCAGCGAAAACCGCTTCCAGTTCATGCTGACCAAGGTGCCCCAGGCCCAGGCCCTCAGCCGCAACTTCGGCCAGGGCATCAAGGTGGCGGTGCTGGACACCGGCATTGACCTGGCCCATCCCCAGTTTGCGGGTCGGCTGGCCCCCAACTATCAGCACTACGACTTCGTGGATTGGGATGCCATTCCCCAGGAGGTGGCTGGCAGCATGTACGGCCACGGCACCGGGGTGGCCAGCCTCATTTTGCAAGTGGCCCCACGGGCTGCCATCCTGCCCATCCGGGTCTTGAACGGCGATGGGGCGGGCACGGTAGCCGGTGTGATCTCGGGCATCCAGCACGCCATGAGCATGGGCGCCCAGGTCATCAACGTTTCTCTGGGTACTACCGTCAACGACACCGCCCTGCAGCTCACCATCAACAGCGCGACCAACCAGGGCATCTACATTGTGGCCTCGGCGGGCAACACCGGCGACAGCAACCTTACCTACCCCGCCGCCTGGGCCAACAACGGCGTGAACAACCACCAGTTCCTGGTCAGCGTAGGCAGCATTAGTAGCGCCCTGGCCATCTCCCTCTTTTCTTGCAGGGGCCCCTCGCTGGAGTTCGTGGCCCCGGGTGTCCTGATTGCCGGAGCCTACCCCGACAACCGGTTTGCCTATTACACCGGTACGTCCTTTGCCACCCCGCAGGTGACCGGGGCCATCGCCCTGGCGCTGGCCGAGACGGTGAACAAGGCCAGCGTGGGGACTTACCTCGAGCACTCCGCTGTGAACCTGGGCATTTCCGGAGTACAGCGGGGGTTGGTCAACACCGTGGGCCTGCTGCAAAAAGCCCCCGATCTGCAGCGCAAGCAAGCCATCCTGGTGGTGGGGAACACCAACCTGAGCGCCGGCGATGCGGCCATTCGAACCCGACTTGAAAGCATCGGCTATACCCTCACGGTGAGGGACGATAAGGCCAGCACAGCCTCCGACGCCACGGGCCGGGATTTGGTGCTCATCTCGGGCAGCGTGACCCCGGGCGACGTGAGCACCAAATTCAACAATGTAGCCGTGCCGGTGGTGGTGATGCACTGGGATTTGTTTGACGAGATGCGCATGACCGGGAGTAAATCCGGTGACCGCAACACCCAGACCGGACAGACCCAGGTCACCCTGCTCAACAACACCCACCCCCTCGCGGCGGGCCTGCCCCTGTACAACTCAACCATCTACAGCAGCTCGGATGCGCTCAACTGGGGCAAGGTCGCCTCTGGGGCGGTGAGCGTGGCCAGCCTGACCTCCGACACCACCCGCTCGACCCTGTTTGGCTACGACATTGGGGCCGCCATGCAAAGCGGCACCGCTCCGGCCCGCCGGGTGGGTTTCTTCCCCAGCAGCACCGGTACCACCCGCCTGACCAATATGGGATTGCATCTGCTCGTGGCCGCCATCACCTGGGCCGTCTCGGGAAACTAA
- a CDS encoding galactosyldiacylglycerol synthase encodes MAQLFNADTGALIGEISDAQLEFLVSQMEEEHALDQDYYLNADLLETWHEQGADPALLEMLQKAMAGKEDLSVRWSR; translated from the coding sequence ATGGCCCAACTGTTCAACGCCGACACCGGAGCGCTTATCGGCGAGATTAGCGATGCCCAACTGGAGTTCCTGGTCTCGCAGATGGAAGAAGAGCACGCCCTCGATCAGGACTACTACCTGAACGCCGACCTGCTCGAGACCTGGCACGAACAGGGCGCCGACCCGGCCCTGCTGGAGATGCTACAAAAAGCCATGGCGGGCAAAGAAGATCTCAGCGTTCGCTGGTCCAGATAA
- a CDS encoding helix-turn-helix domain-containing protein: MNEKFITSGKAAKILGVATSTVTAMCERGEFSGAYRPGKWWRIPLAEVQRKRQPRKPEAPRD; this comes from the coding sequence ATGAACGAAAAGTTCATAACCTCAGGCAAAGCAGCCAAGATTTTAGGGGTAGCAACGAGCACAGTAACCGCTATGTGCGAGCGGGGCGAGTTTTCTGGGGCGTATAGGCCCGGCAAGTGGTGGCGTATCCCGCTAGCCGAAGTGCAACGGAAGCGGCAGCCCCGCAAACCGGAGGCCCCCCGTGACTAA
- a CDS encoding lytic transglycosylase domain-containing protein → MNDTANGMGFVPDTIGKTYAKYLAEFLVESAIKNNVPLDLLVALARRESSFIPTVTTGRYEAIGWTDEAIKKAVQNQWAIGPLQVKPVVFTEVGLASPARWPGDPIPWPHPARLRDAVEAGARYLAKQQKRFGTWCAALHAYNQGPTAYTNGARADRYVNQIIAWANSYTELRT, encoded by the coding sequence GTGAACGACACCGCCAACGGCATGGGATTTGTTCCAGATACCATTGGCAAAACCTACGCTAAATATCTGGCTGAATTTTTGGTAGAATCTGCCATCAAAAACAATGTACCCCTGGATCTGCTGGTAGCTTTGGCGCGACGCGAAAGCAGTTTTATCCCCACAGTAACCACCGGGCGGTATGAAGCCATCGGATGGACAGACGAGGCCATCAAAAAAGCAGTGCAAAATCAGTGGGCAATAGGCCCGCTTCAGGTTAAGCCGGTGGTCTTTACCGAGGTTGGCCTGGCCAGCCCGGCACGCTGGCCAGGTGACCCGATTCCCTGGCCGCATCCTGCCCGTTTGAGAGATGCTGTGGAAGCCGGAGCCCGCTATCTGGCCAAGCAGCAAAAACGATTTGGCACCTGGTGCGCTGCCCTTCATGCGTACAACCAAGGCCCAACGGCATATACCAATGGGGCCAGGGCGGATAGGTACGTGAACCAGATTATTGCCTGGGCAAATAGCTATACTGAATTGCGGACGTAA
- the purM gene encoding phosphoribosylformylglycinamidine cyclo-ligase — MNYQEAGVDIDRKAGALRAAAQKIKETYTPQVLRGIGAFGGMMEVSRLKEMAAPVLVASTDGVGTKTLLAAQTGRYGGLGFDLVHHSVNDLLVQGARPLFFMDYIASARLEAEVLAAVLESLAEACKAIGMPLLGGETAEMPGVYHEGGLDLVGTIVGVVDKDKIVDGAQVQPGDVLLALPSSGLHTNGYSLARKVFAGWNLKEPRPQLGGQSLAEALLVPHRCYLEEVDLLQREGIEIRAMAHITGGGVYENLPRVLPQGLGAEIRRGTFPVPPIFELIQRAGNVAEQEMFRVFNMGLGYILVLSSDMASGAGTLLTQSYPVGYIMEGSGIKVV, encoded by the coding sequence ATGAACTACCAGGAGGCGGGCGTAGACATTGACCGCAAGGCCGGGGCCCTGAGAGCAGCCGCCCAAAAAATCAAGGAAACCTACACCCCCCAGGTGCTGCGGGGCATCGGGGCTTTTGGGGGGATGATGGAGGTCTCCCGGCTCAAGGAGATGGCCGCGCCGGTATTGGTGGCCTCCACCGACGGGGTGGGCACCAAGACCCTGCTGGCCGCCCAGACCGGGCGCTACGGGGGGTTGGGCTTCGACCTGGTGCACCACTCGGTCAACGACCTGCTGGTGCAGGGGGCCAGGCCCCTCTTTTTCATGGACTATATTGCCAGCGCCCGCCTCGAGGCCGAGGTACTCGCAGCGGTACTGGAATCGCTGGCCGAAGCCTGCAAAGCCATAGGCATGCCCCTGCTGGGCGGCGAGACCGCCGAGATGCCCGGGGTCTACCACGAAGGGGGCCTCGACCTGGTGGGCACCATTGTGGGGGTGGTGGATAAGGACAAAATTGTGGACGGCGCCCAGGTGCAGCCGGGCGATGTGCTGCTGGCCCTGCCTTCTTCCGGGCTGCATACCAACGGCTATAGCCTGGCCCGCAAGGTCTTCGCGGGCTGGAACCTGAAAGAGCCCCGGCCCCAGCTCGGCGGGCAGTCGCTGGCCGAGGCCCTCCTGGTACCCCACCGCTGCTACCTGGAGGAAGTTGATTTGCTCCAGCGCGAGGGCATCGAAATTCGGGCTATGGCCCATATTACCGGCGGCGGCGTTTACGAAAACCTGCCCCGGGTGCTGCCGCAGGGGCTGGGGGCTGAAATCCGGCGTGGAACCTTTCCAGTCCCCCCCATTTTTGAGCTAATACAACGGGCTGGAAACGTAGCCGAGCAGGAGATGTTCCGCGTGTTCAACATGGGGCTTGGTTACATTTTGGTTCTAAGTTCAGATATGGCATCTGGGGCCGGGACACTTTTAACCCAAAGCTACCCGGTAGGCTATATCATGGAAGGGTCAGGGATTAAGGTCGTCTGA
- a CDS encoding ATP-dependent helicase C-terminal domain-containing protein, which yields MAPWLEGVSRRTDFARLELERILGGLLPWPLPPRLDALAPTRLQVPSGSRVRLTYHPDGSPPVLAVKLQEMFGLADTPTVNEGRTRVLLHLLSPAQRPIQVTQDLKSFWNHTYPEVRKELRGRYPKHPWPEDPWNALPTRKTRPR from the coding sequence CTGGCCCCCTGGCTGGAGGGAGTCTCGCGCCGCACAGATTTTGCCCGCCTCGAGCTCGAGCGCATCCTGGGGGGGCTCTTGCCCTGGCCGCTTCCGCCGCGCCTGGACGCACTGGCCCCCACAAGGCTTCAGGTGCCCAGCGGTTCGCGCGTCAGACTCACCTACCACCCCGATGGCAGCCCGCCGGTGCTGGCGGTAAAGCTACAGGAAATGTTTGGCCTGGCCGATACCCCCACCGTCAACGAGGGGCGCACACGGGTGCTGCTACACCTGCTCTCCCCGGCCCAGCGGCCCATCCAGGTGACGCAAGACCTCAAAAGCTTCTGGAACCACACCTACCCCGAAGTTCGCAAGGAACTGCGGGGGCGCTACCCCAAACACCCCTGGCCCGAAGACCCCTGGAACGCCCTGCCTACCCGCAAGACCAGGCCCCGGTAG
- a CDS encoding DEAD/DEAH box helicase family protein: MAGRQTFRMLVVGKSGSGKSTLARQIIRRMEGRYRHLIIVNRKREFAELCEGRYTVGEDGDPQPALKRHRRVIFQVTGYDPRPFLDNLGQAIMRMQDVLLVLDEAHHFFPRGQTPKGLFEVLTGGREAGHNTIFITQMLQGATGGIDPGVRRQASHLITFRVTEPREVAAVADMFPELGEGVRTLARPESGLPPEYGIKDLDRDFAGVIKRANQGRVFVRLE; this comes from the coding sequence GTGGCCGGTAGGCAGACCTTTCGAATGCTCGTTGTAGGCAAGTCGGGCTCAGGAAAGTCCACCCTGGCCCGGCAGATAATCCGGCGTATGGAGGGGCGCTACCGGCATCTGATCATCGTCAACCGCAAGCGAGAGTTTGCCGAGCTGTGCGAAGGGCGCTACACCGTGGGCGAGGACGGCGACCCCCAGCCTGCCCTCAAGCGCCACCGCCGGGTGATTTTCCAGGTGACGGGCTACGACCCCAGGCCCTTCCTGGACAATCTGGGCCAGGCGATCATGCGAATGCAGGATGTGCTGCTGGTGCTCGATGAAGCCCACCACTTCTTTCCCAGGGGGCAGACCCCCAAGGGCCTTTTTGAAGTTTTGACCGGAGGAAGAGAAGCCGGGCACAACACCATCTTCATCACCCAGATGCTCCAGGGGGCTACGGGCGGGATTGACCCCGGGGTGAGGCGGCAGGCCTCGCACCTGATCACCTTCCGGGTGACTGAGCCTCGAGAGGTAGCAGCCGTGGCCGACATGTTCCCCGAGCTGGGTGAAGGGGTGCGCACCCTGGCCCGACCCGAGAGCGGCCTGCCCCCCGAGTACGGCATCAAGGATCTGGATCGGGACTTTGCCGGTGTAATCAAACGAGCCAACCAGGGCCGGGTATTTGTGCGGCTGGAATAG